The proteins below are encoded in one region of Ricinus communis isolate WT05 ecotype wild-type chromosome 6, ASM1957865v1, whole genome shotgun sequence:
- the LOC8276898 gene encoding tobamovirus multiplication protein 1, which yields MAWSLRRRSFEAGERWVYNNFYSGRNVHHWWDEIDETEEWQEGIFYFLCASYALVSIVALVQLFRIQLRVPEYGWTTQKVFHLMNFVVNGLRAILFGIYKDVFLIKPKALEIVLLDLPSLLFFSTYTLLVLFWAEIYHQARSLPIDKLRPTYYIVNVFVYFIQGCIWIYIRLSRSPVGEELAKLFFSVISFCAALGFLIYGGRLFVMLRRFPIESRGRQKKLYEVGCVTGICFTCFLIRCFVVAISAFDKKADIDVLNHPLLNLIYYTLVEIVPSALVLFILRKLPPKRISDQYHPIR from the exons ATGGCATGGAGCTTGAGAAGGAGAAGTTTTGAGGCTGGAGAGAGATGGGTTTACAATAATTTCTACAGTGGAAGAAATGTCCATCATTGGTGGGATGAGATCGATGAAACAGAGGAGTGGCAAGAAGggattttctatttcttgtGTGCTTCTTATGCACTGGTCTCCATTGTTGCTCTG GTACAACTTTTTCGTATCCAATTGAGAGTACCAGAATATGGGTGGACGACACAAAAGGTTTTCCACTTAATGAATTTTGTGGTGAATGGAT TGAGGGCTATACTCTTTGGTATATACAAGGATGTGTTTCTCATTAAACCAAAG GCCCTTGAAATTGTGCTTCTGGATCTTCCCAGTCTTCTATTTTTCTCAACATATACATTGCTAGTGCTGTTTTGGGCTGAGATATATCATCAG GCAAGAAGCCTTCCAATCGACAAACTCAGGCCCACTTATTATATTGTCAATGTGTTTGTATACTTCATACAG GGATGCATCTGGATATACATAAGATTAAGCAGAAGTCCTGTTGGAGAGGAACTAGCAAAACTCTTCTTTTCAG TTATTTCATTTTGTGCTGCTCTTGGATTCTTGATATATGGTGGGAG gttGTTTGTCATGCTGAGGCGATTCCCTATTGAATCTAGAGGTCGTCAAAAGAAGCTTTATGAG GTTGGCTGTGTGACAGGAATTTGCTTTACATGTTTCTTGATTAGATGTTTTGTG GTTGCCATCTCCGCATTTGACAAGAAAGCTGATATTGATGTCCTAAATCATCCCCTTCTTAACCTTATTTATTATACG TTAGTGGAGATTGTACCTTCTGCTCTGGTGCTCTTCATCTTGCGAAAGTTGCCCCCAAAGCGCATCTCCGATCAATATCACCCCATAAGATAA
- the LOC125370294 gene encoding uncharacterized protein LOC125370294 → MAEGNNSTIPSIPKFDGDYDHWCLIMENLLRSKEYWSVVQNGFVVPESEEALTAVEKKMLDEARLKDLKAKNYLFNSIDKTILKIITQKETSKQLWDSMKTKYQGNARVQRAQLQTLRRNFELMDMKIGESVTDYFARVMVVANDMRSCGENMPDVKIVEKIIRTLTENFNYIVCSIEESKDIDILTVDALQSSLLVHEQKFRKNITE, encoded by the coding sequence ATGGCAGAAGGGAACAATTCTACGATACCTAGCATTCCAAAGTTTGATGGAGACTATGATCACTGGTGTCTTATTATGGAGAATCTTTTAAGATCGAAGGAGTATTGGAGCGTTGTCCAAAATGGTTTTGTTGTACCAGAGTCTGAAGAAGCTTTAACTGCtgttgaaaagaaaatgcttGATGAAGCAAGATTGAAGGATCTCAAAGCCAAGAACTATTTATTCAACTCAATTGACAAAACCATTCTGAAAATAATCACTCAAAAGGAAACATCCAAACAGCTATGGGACTCCATGAAAACAAAGTATCAAGGCAATGCTAGGGTGCAGCGTGCACAATTACAAACCCTAAGGAGAAACTTTGAATTGATGGACATGAAGATAGGAGAATCGGTTACAGACTATTTTGCAAGAGTGATGGTGGTGGCCAACGATATGAGGAGTTGTGGAGAAAACATGCCGGATGTAAAGATAGTGGAGAAGATTATAAGAACTCTCACTGAGAACTTCAATTATATTGTATGTTCTATTGAGGAATCCAAGGATATAGATATTCTTACTGTTGATGCCTTGCAAAGTTCTCTGCTTGTGCATGAGCAAAAATTCAGGAAGAATATCACGgagtaa